A region of the Conyzicola lurida genome:
GATCGGGTCGGGCAGATCGGCCGACCAGAACAGCACGACGACGATGCCCACGATGGAGAACAGAATTGGCAGTACGGCTCCCAGCGCGACGATGCGTCGGCGTTCGTTCCGGGTGTATCCGGTCATCAGTAGGCCTCTCTGATCATGGCGGCGAGCGCCGCGGGGGAAAGATCGAGCCGCTTCGCCTCGACGACGAGCGCGGGCAGCAGCGCGGCGAGGTCGCCGTACTCGCGGGCCCGGTCGGTGACGACGGCACCGCGTCCGCGTCGCAGGTCGATGAGGCCCTCGTCGCGGAGCGCCTGGTAGGCGTGCAGCACGGTGTGCACGTTGAGATCGAGTGATTCGGCGAGCTCGCGGGCGGAGGGCAGGCGCTCCCCCGCGGCGAGCGCCCCGCGCACGACTTCGGAACGCACGGCGGCGGCGAGCTGGTCGAATAGCGGGATGGGCGACGCGGGGTCGACACGGATGAGCATGTCTTCAGTCTATTGTTCTAGTTGTATTAGAACAAGTGCAACTACTCGCTTTGGCGCTAGAAGGTGTTGCCCCGATCCACGCCGGCGAACGCGGCGACGATGCCCGGGAACACCACGTCCACGCTCTCCGCGACGTACCCGGTGAGCGGCGAGCGCCCGATGCCGGCGCGTGCCCAGGTGATCCACCCGGCAGCGACGGCCCCGGCGAGCGCGTTCGCCGCCGTGCGCACCAACAGGTCCGACCGGTGCCGGGCCCCGCGCGCGGCGAAGAAGTCCACGTACACGTCGGCCTGCGCGGCGACCCGGAGCAGGCCGGAGTTCGCGACATCCTCGCCCGCCCCCATCACGTCGGACTGGGTCAGTGCGAGCGGCACCCGGTTCTCGTCGAACTCCCCCGCGACGGCGAGCACCACCTCGCGGACCGATTCGAGAGAACCGCTGGCGGATGCCGCGGCGCAGGCCTCCCGCAGGGAGTCGATCGCGCGGTCGACCTCGAACCACAGCAGGTCGCTCTTGGCACCGAAGTAGTTGAAGAAGGTGGCCCGGCTCACTCCGGAGCGCCGGGTGATCTGGTCGATGGTCGTGCCCGCGTAGGTGTTCTCGACGAAGAGTTCCGCCGCGGCATCCTCGATCAACTGGCGCGAGGAGACCTTGGGTCGCCCCACGCCGGGGCTGTGATCTGCAGTCGTCGGCACAATGGTTCCCGTCGTGGTTAGATACTGTACTGCGTCCAAAAATAGCGCCCATCGCCCTCGAGCACACCGAGAAAGACAGCCGTGAACCGCACTTTACCCTCCCTCGTCGCCGCAGCATCCGTCATCCTGCTGATCGCGGGGTGCTCCCCTGCCGCCCCGGCGAACACCGAGCCGGTGACCGGCGGCACGCTCGTGTACGCGTCGGGCGACGCGGAACCCACCTGCCTCGACCCGCACGTGGGTGGCAACTACCCGCAGGCGCTCGTCGCCACCCAGTACCTCGAGTCGCTCGTGTCGATCGACGACGACGGCGAGATCATCCCGTGGCTCGCCACCGAGTGGTCGGTCGCCGACGACGGCCTCAGCTGGGACTTCACCCTGCGCGACGACGTCACCTTCACCGACGGCACCCCGTTCACCGCCGAGGCGGTCGCGGTCAACGTCGCGCACCTGCAGGACCCGGCGACGGGCTCGTCCACCGGCTACCTCGCTCTGCAGAAGGTCGAGTCGGTGGAGGTCGTCGACGACAGCACGGCGCGCTTCGTGCTCAGCGAGCCCGACAGCGCGCTGCTCGAGTCGCTGTCGCAGCCGTGGCTCGCCATCGAATCCCCCACCGCTCTCGCCCGCCCGCAGGCCGAGAACTGCGAGTCGCCCGTCGGCACCGGCCCGTTCGTCGTCACGGCGTGGGACCGTCAGGAATCGATCACCCTCGAGCGCAACGACGACTACACCTCGCCGCCCGCCGACGCGGCCCACGAGGGCCCCGCCTACCTCGACGGGATCGAATGGCGCTTCCTGCCCGACTCCGCCTCCCGCTACGCGGCACTGCAGGCCGGCACCGTCGACGTGATCGACAACGTGCAGCCCGACACCATCGTCGCGGCCGAGTCGGTCGACAGCGTCGAAGAACTCAACGCTCCGCGTCCCGGCGCGTCCAACCGCATCGAACTCAACTCGAGCAAGGCGCCGTTCGACGACGTGCTCGTGCGCGAGGCGTTCATCCGTTCGGCCAACGTCGACGACGCCATCACGAGCCTGTTCTTCGACACCGCCGAGCGCTCCTACTCCCCGCTCTCCAGCGTGGAGAAGCTCGGCTACTCCGCCGACCCCGAGCTGTTCGAGTACGACCAGGATGCCGCGGCCGACCTGCTCGACGAGGCGGGGTGGACCGAGACCGACGCCGACGGCTACCGGGCAAAGGACGGCGTCACCCTCGAGCTCGACTTCCCGGTGAGCACCAACCAGTCGATCCCCGCCGAGCAGTCGCTGTTCGAGCAGCTGCAGGCGACCGCCAAGGAGGCCGGTTTCAAGGTCAACCTCGAGCCGCTCGACCTGTCGAGCTGGTACGGCGCGCTCGGCGAGAACGACTACGACCTCGTCAGCGCCCCGTACACCAAGGTCGGGCCCGACGTGCTGCGTATCCTGTTCGACTCGGCGGGCACCATCCCCGCCCCGAGCGGGTACTTCGCCAACCACTCCCAGGTGAAGGATGACGCACTCGACGCCCTGCTCCAGTCGGCGGGCGCGACCTCCAACGAGGCAGAGCGCGCCGACGACTACGCCGCCGCCCAGCAGATCGTGCTCGAGGGGTACTACATCCTGCCGCTCTACGACCAGCAGAACCACTTCCTGCTCCGCGCCGACGTGGAGGGATTGCGCGCGATGCCGACGGTATCGACCCCGACGCTCTACGACACGTGGCTGGATCGCTGAGCGTCGACCTCGTCGCCGGTCTGCGGACCGGCACGCGCGGCCGCCTCGCCCGGTGGGCGCTGCTGCGCCTCGGCGGCGTGGTCTTCGTGCTCTGGGCGGTCGCGACCGTCACCTTCTTCGCCCTCCGTCTGATCCCCGGCGATCCCGCCGAGGCCGTGCTCGGCGGGCCGGGATCGCAGGCGAGTGCCGAAGCGCTGGCGCAGGCCCGCGCCGACTACGGGCTCGACCAGCCCCTGGTCACGCAGTACGCCGTGTACCTCGGCCGGCTGGCCACGGGCGACCTCGGCTCATCGTATGCGCTGCGCGAGGACGTGGCATCCGTGGTTCTCACCAATCTCGGGCCCACGCTGCTGCTGGCCGCACTCTCGCTGCTGGTGGCCGCCGCGCTCGCGCTCGGCCTCGCCGTCTGGTCGACGAGGGGCGGGCGGATCAGCGCGGCGATCGGGTCCCTGCTCGAGATCGTCGCGGCCGCCGTGCCGCACTTCTGGCTGGCGATCTCGATGATCCTGCTGTTCTCGACGCTGCTCGGCTGGCTGCCGCCGGTGAGCGTGCCCGGACCGCTCGGGCTCGTGCTGCCCGTTCTCACGCTCGCCATCCCGCTCGCCGGCTTCCTGGGGCAGGTGATGCGCGAGGCGCTGCTCGACGCCATGCAGTCGCCCTTCGTGCTCGCCGCCCGCACGCGCGGCGAGGGCGACGGCGGGGTGTTCTGGCGGCACGCGCTGCGCCACGCGGCCATCCCGGCGATCGGGCTCGTCGGCTGGGCGTTCGGCTCGCTGGTCAGCGGAGCCGTGGTGGTCGAGACGATCTTCGCCCGGCAGGGTCTCGGGCGCAGCCTGCTCTCGGCCGTGCAGTCCCGCGACGTGCCGATGGTGATCGGCGTCGTGCTCGTCGTCGCCCTCGCCTACATGCTCGTCACCACGCTCACCGACCTGGCCGACCGGCTGGTCGACCCTCGGCTGCGGCGGGTGTCCCGGTGAAGCGCCCGCGTCCCGTCGAGATCGCCTCGGTCGCCGTCATCCTCTTCCTCGCCGTCGCGGCCCTCGCCCCGGCCCTGCTCGCCCCCGGCGACCCGCTCGCGATCGCGCCGCTCGACAGTTTCCAGCCGCCGTCCCTCGCGCACATCTTCGGCACCGACGAATCCGGGCGGGACATCTACACGCGCGTCGTCCACGGCACCGGCGCCTCGCTGCTGATCGGCATCGCGGCCACCGCGATCGGCCTCGGGCTCGCGCTCGTGTTCGGCCTGCTCGCCGGGTTCGGCCCGCGCTGGGTCGACTTCGGCACGACGCGCTTCCTCGAGGTGCTGTTCGCGTTCCCGGGGCTGCTCTTCGCGCTGCTGTTCATCGTCGTCTACGGGCCGGGCGTCGTGACCTCCACGATCGCGGTCGGCCTCTCGACCGCTCCCGGCTACGCGCGCATCATCCGGAGCCGCGTCATCCAGGTGCGCACCTCGCCGTATCTCGAGGCAGCGACCGTGCTCGGCCGCGGGCGCACCCGGCGTATCGTGCGGCACGTCCTGCCCAACGTGGCCGGCGCGCTCTTCGTGCTCGCCACCCTCGGCGTCGGCCAGTCGATCGTCTGGGCCGCGTCGCTCAGCTACCTCGGGCTCGGCGCCGTGCCGCCGGCGGCCGAGTGGGGCGCGATGCTCAGCGCCGGCCGCACCTACATCGCGTCGTTCTGGTGGATGACGTTCTTCCCCGGGCTGTTCATCGTGTTGAGCGCCGCGGCGACGACACTGCTCGGTCGCGCCATCCAGCAGAGGGGTCGTGAGTCGTGAGCCTGCTCGGCGTGCGCAATCTGACGGTGTCGTTCGGCGCCCCGGTGGTCTCCGGCGTCTCGTTCGAGATGGAGCCCGGCGAGTGCATCGGCATCGTCGGCGAATCCGGATCGGGCAAGAGCGTCACCGCGCGCGCCCTGCTCGGCCTCGCCGGCCGCGGGTCGCGGGTGTCCGCCGACGAGCTCTCCTTCGACGGGATGCCGCTGCTGGACGCACCGGAGCGCCGTCTCCGGGCGCTCCGCGGCAAGGAGATCGGGTACGTGTCGCAGGGCGCCCTCGTCGCGCTCGACCCGCTGCGGCTCGTCGGGCGCGAGATCGCGGACGCGCTGCGCCTGCACACCGCGCTGTCGCCGGCGCAGCGGCAGGCGCGCGTGCTCGAGCTGCTGGCCGAGGTCGGCATCCCCGACCCCGCGCTGCGGGCCGGCCAGCGCTCCGACGAGCTCTCGGGCGGGCTGCGGCAGCGGGCGGTCATCGCGTCCGCGATCGCGCTGCGCCCCCGCCTGCTGATCGCGGACGAACCGACCACCGCGCTCGACTCCACCGTGCAGGCGGGCATTCTCGACCTGCTCGAGCGGCTGCGCGACCAGGGCACGGCGCTCGTCCTGATCAGCCACGACCTCGCCGTCGTCTCGCGGCTCGCGTCGCGCGTGCTCGTGATGCACCGCGGCGCCGTCGTGGAAAGCGGGCCGACCGCCGAGGTGCTCGGTGCGCCGCGGCATCCCTACACCCGGCAGCTGATCGCGGCCGTGCCCACCGACCGCCCGCGGGGCACGCGGCTGACCGCGGCTGCCGCCGCACCCACTGTCGGAAATTCAGGAAGTCTCCGCGCGAACCACGGCATATCGCCCGATATCGCCCCCGCACCCGCGACTCTTCCTGAATTTCCGAAACTTAGTGGCGGCGGGGACCCTGCCGCGGGGGCGCCCGTCGTGCTCGGGTCCCACCTCAGCCGGCGGTTCGGCGCCCGGGTCGCGGTCGACGACGTCAGCTTCGAGCTGGCCCGCGGCACGACGCTCGGGGTGGTCGGCGAGTCGGGGTCGGGAAAGACGACGCTCGCGCGGCTCGTCCTCGCACTCGACGCCCCCGACGCCGGCGAGGTGCGCGTCCTCGGCCGCGCCTGGAGCACCGCGCGCGAGCGCGACCGCCGCGACCTGCGTCCGCGCATCGGTGCCATCTACCAGGACGCGCTCAGCTCGTTCGACCCGCGTCTCACGGTCGGCCACATCATCGCCGACGCGCTCAGCCACGGCCGCACCCAACGCGCGGGCGCCGAGGTCACGGCGCTGCTCGAGCAGGTCGGGCTCGACGGGTCCGTGGCGTCCCGACGCCCGCGCCTCCTTTCGGGCGGGCAGCAGCAGCGGGTCGCGATCGCGCGGGCCATCGCGCCGCGTCCCGACGTGATCGTCTGCGACGAACCGGTCTCGAGCCTCGATGTCTCGGTGCAGGCACAGGTGCTCGACCTGCTCGACGACCTGCAGCGCGACCTCGGCCTGAGCTACCTGTTCATCACCCACGACCTCGGCGTCGTGCGCCACATCAGCGACGAGGTGCTCGTGATGCGCGACGGCCGCGTGGTCGAACGG
Encoded here:
- a CDS encoding ABC transporter ATP-binding protein, producing the protein MSLLGVRNLTVSFGAPVVSGVSFEMEPGECIGIVGESGSGKSVTARALLGLAGRGSRVSADELSFDGMPLLDAPERRLRALRGKEIGYVSQGALVALDPLRLVGREIADALRLHTALSPAQRQARVLELLAEVGIPDPALRAGQRSDELSGGLRQRAVIASAIALRPRLLIADEPTTALDSTVQAGILDLLERLRDQGTALVLISHDLAVVSRLASRVLVMHRGAVVESGPTAEVLGAPRHPYTRQLIAAVPTDRPRGTRLTAAAAAPTVGNSGSLRANHGISPDIAPAPATLPEFPKLSGGGDPAAGAPVVLGSHLSRRFGARVAVDDVSFELARGTTLGVVGESGSGKTTLARLVLALDAPDAGEVRVLGRAWSTARERDRRDLRPRIGAIYQDALSSFDPRLTVGHIIADALSHGRTQRAGAEVTALLEQVGLDGSVASRRPRLLSGGQQQRVAIARAIAPRPDVIVCDEPVSSLDVSVQAQVLDLLDDLQRDLGLSYLFITHDLGVVRHISDEVLVMRDGRVVERGATESVFLAPEHEYTRALLASAPRIGSRPATS
- a CDS encoding ABC transporter substrate-binding protein, which translates into the protein MNRTLPSLVAAASVILLIAGCSPAAPANTEPVTGGTLVYASGDAEPTCLDPHVGGNYPQALVATQYLESLVSIDDDGEIIPWLATEWSVADDGLSWDFTLRDDVTFTDGTPFTAEAVAVNVAHLQDPATGSSTGYLALQKVESVEVVDDSTARFVLSEPDSALLESLSQPWLAIESPTALARPQAENCESPVGTGPFVVTAWDRQESITLERNDDYTSPPADAAHEGPAYLDGIEWRFLPDSASRYAALQAGTVDVIDNVQPDTIVAAESVDSVEELNAPRPGASNRIELNSSKAPFDDVLVREAFIRSANVDDAITSLFFDTAERSYSPLSSVEKLGYSADPELFEYDQDAAADLLDEAGWTETDADGYRAKDGVTLELDFPVSTNQSIPAEQSLFEQLQATAKEAGFKVNLEPLDLSSWYGALGENDYDLVSAPYTKVGPDVLRILFDSAGTIPAPSGYFANHSQVKDDALDALLQSAGATSNEAERADDYAAAQQIVLEGYYILPLYDQQNHFLLRADVEGLRAMPTVSTPTLYDTWLDR
- a CDS encoding ABC transporter permease, translated to MRTGTRGRLARWALLRLGGVVFVLWAVATVTFFALRLIPGDPAEAVLGGPGSQASAEALAQARADYGLDQPLVTQYAVYLGRLATGDLGSSYALREDVASVVLTNLGPTLLLAALSLLVAAALALGLAVWSTRGGRISAAIGSLLEIVAAAVPHFWLAISMILLFSTLLGWLPPVSVPGPLGLVLPVLTLAIPLAGFLGQVMREALLDAMQSPFVLAARTRGEGDGGVFWRHALRHAAIPAIGLVGWAFGSLVSGAVVVETIFARQGLGRSLLSAVQSRDVPMVIGVVLVVALAYMLVTTLTDLADRLVDPRLRRVSR
- a CDS encoding ABC transporter permease subunit translates to MKRPRPVEIASVAVILFLAVAALAPALLAPGDPLAIAPLDSFQPPSLAHIFGTDESGRDIYTRVVHGTGASLLIGIAATAIGLGLALVFGLLAGFGPRWVDFGTTRFLEVLFAFPGLLFALLFIVVYGPGVVTSTIAVGLSTAPGYARIIRSRVIQVRTSPYLEAATVLGRGRTRRIVRHVLPNVAGALFVLATLGVGQSIVWAASLSYLGLGAVPPAAEWGAMLSAGRTYIASFWWMTFFPGLFIVLSAAATTLLGRAIQQRGRES
- a CDS encoding TetR family transcriptional regulator, giving the protein MGRPKVSSRQLIEDAAAELFVENTYAGTTIDQITRRSGVSRATFFNYFGAKSDLLWFEVDRAIDSLREACAAASASGSLESVREVVLAVAGEFDENRVPLALTQSDVMGAGEDVANSGLLRVAAQADVYVDFFAARGARHRSDLLVRTAANALAGAVAAGWITWARAGIGRSPLTGYVAESVDVVFPGIVAAFAGVDRGNTF
- a CDS encoding GntR family transcriptional regulator, which gives rise to MLIRVDPASPIPLFDQLAAAVRSEVVRGALAAGERLPSARELAESLDLNVHTVLHAYQALRDEGLIDLRRGRGAVVTDRAREYGDLAALLPALVVEAKRLDLSPAALAAMIREAY